Genomic DNA from Vespa velutina chromosome 6, iVesVel2.1, whole genome shotgun sequence:
ACACAGAGTAAGGTATAATCAAAGTTACATGAGAGTTTTTGGAAGAGATCCGAAAGCTATTGAGGAGATCAAACGTTCCGAGGAAGAACCCAGTCTCAGCTGCTTGGTCCAAAAGTGGTTGTCCAGGACACCGGGTCTCGAATCTTACGATTTTGACTTTTGGGGAAAGTACAAGAGAGCCGTTGAACAAATGCTCTTCGAACAAGAACAAACCGCACAggtaaatgtttattttttaaatttttaattgaaagttTGAAATATGATTTATCAAAGATAGGAAATGAACTTATTATCACAGGAACAATCAGAGGAGCAAATGAAGGTATATCTTACGAGCAACGTTCAATCTCGTCAAGCCATTTTCGAAACAATCTTTAACGAATCTCTTCATAACGCGCTTGTCTCAAGAGGAGAACGAAGATTCTCGTATGCTGCCTTGCAAGGAGCTGTAATGATAACATTATATCGGGACGAACCAAGATTCAGTCAACCCCATCAAATACTGACTGCATTGATGGACATTGATTCTCTGATTACTAAATGGAGGTGTAAGATAGTCTATATTATTGACCTTTAACTACATGACCCTTCTTTTCTAAACGAATGATTAATAACGCATtacaaaatcttttatatttttagataatcACGTCATCATGGTTCAGAGGATGATCGGTTCTCAACAACTTGGAACTGGTGGATCTTCCGGCTATCAATACCTGAAATCGACATTGAGGTAACTAATCGATATAAGGATTtttatatgtactatatatacacgGGGTGTCccaaaattaaacaaatattttagcTCGAATAAAGGAAGAGCCGACAACGACAACTGTCGGAAATTCATAAAACTGACCGGCACAAATTACAtgctttcattttatttcattttatcattctatCGTTCGATCAATTTAATCAATACTACGCTGCAACGCACATAGGATTGATCGACTTAATCGTTAAATAACTcacaattaatgaaaaataatcggagaaattatgaattttgtgagcccctgtatatatattctatattctatGTATAATGAACATTTGATAAAACTTATTAACATTGTACGTTTCAATTGATAGCGATAGATACAAAGTGTTCCTAGACTTGTTCAATTTGTCTACGTTCTTAATACCTAGACATTTAATACCACCATTAACGAAGCAAATGAAAACAAGACTTTCAATTTCTTGGAATGGTTGGAGTACCGATAACAATCAAAACAAtgctgaaaataaaatagaacgcTCGTAaacttgtaataatttatgcGGTAATATTCAAGTTACCCGATTTTTAATCATTcctcaattatatataaataagtaatatctttattataaattaaaatagctTGTAACATATAATAAACTTGTAAAATCTGTTTggctttttattcattctaaataaaatctttatccTATCTTAAAATTTTGAGTAATTGCCATTGCTAAGAACAGCTtagttattaatttctattaatacaataaggtgtgtgtgtgtgtatgtgtgtgtatgtatgtgtatgtacatatatatctgaaCTTTAAGACCTCTGCCAACACTGATCAGAAATActgatcaaatatattatatatgataaatatatttcaatttgttcTTTATAATCAATCACAAATTAGTCAGGTACGTTAAAGactaatttttaacaataaatgccatatacgtaaatatatggTGATCATAGATTAACGTCATCATtatatattcctttatttataGATGATATCCAACGCTGAAACTTGATTGGCGATACCTggtaatatcaaaaaaaaaaaaaaaatcatatttttataataaacattaataatttaaagacAATTCGTATTTTTATCTCACCGCAAAGATTGTTGCCAATAGCGATGTATATGTAACCTCTATCGCCAAAAGCTGGACCCCAcgaatttttgataatataataaggtATTGTGTCGGATTTATCATAACCTACTATTTGTACAGCATGATTCAAACTGGCAAAAGCACCATCGCAATGATACTGTATTATACCACCTAAATAATTTTGCCAGGATAATGCATTCACCGCGGCAGCCACAGGACCGTGTGTGGCCAATGTTATCAGAAGTTCCTCTTCTGAATCTATAAAGCTAACGTCATCCATCAGATAGACATTATTATTCACTCTTAAACCTTGTATATGCTTACGGACGTATAATCGAATGAAGGTAAGACTTCATAAACGTTATGATTAGACTCAGTATTACATAAACATGCTGATCAGTcaacttatataataaaatctttttctaatacgatatattacactctacatacatatatcaattCTCTAAGATTGTATAATAATGTTGTTAATCAATCTTCGCTGAAAATTCTTTAATCTTTGGATTTGTTTCAAAGTATATTCCTTCGAGTAGTCTATATGTacgataacaaataaaatgaaaaataataaaaaaaaatatatggaaaATTCAAATACCTATCGCAGGTAAAGTCCATCACCTTGATACCTGTTTTCATTTTCGCGGTAGctctgtaatatataaatattaaataacgatTGTATTATCAAAATTCTTTACGGCAATACAATTTAATCTTAAAATGTACCCTTTTAGCTTGCACGTGTCGGTCATTCGTGTGAGCGGATAATTAGATTCCGGTAATATCGGCGATTTCGTTAATTTCAACCAAGCGAGCAAACTGCAAATATCTCCACCTTCGCATCCGAGATTAGTATTCCTTGCACAATCAATCAT
This window encodes:
- the LOC124950070 gene encoding tryptophan 2,3-dioxygenase, with translation MACPLSGTITDDQSQEGTQLTKGSALLYGEYLRLDKILSAQRLLSAEYNEEVHDEHLFIITHQAYELWFKQIIYELDSVRSLFSSDSNVYNNHTSTVQNDVHILNESRTLEILRRLHRIVLILKLLVDQVTILETMTPLDFMAFRDYLCPASGFQSLQFRLLENKLGVKQEHRVRYNQSYMRVFGRDPKAIEEIKRSEEEPSLSCLVQKWLSRTPGLESYDFDFWGKYKRAVEQMLFEQEQTAQEQSEEQMKVYLTSNVQSRQAIFETIFNESLHNALVSRGERRFSYAALQGAVMITLYRDEPRFSQPHQILTALMDIDSLITKWRYNHVIMVQRMIGSQQLGTGGSSGYQYLKSTLSDRYKVFLDLFNLSTFLIPRHLIPPLTKQMKTRLSISWNGWSTDNNQNNAENKIERS